The Nerophis lumbriciformis linkage group LG34, RoL_Nlum_v2.1, whole genome shotgun sequence genome includes a window with the following:
- the ora6 gene encoding uncharacterized protein ora6: MLDFSFYLLTLRVVISCIGLLGNVVLILSIIHTRVSSLKTFELFLMGLATANLEEILIVNIYNALQFSSAVSDVWYCRSLKFLTVFGEISSILFTVLISVYRYQKMRDAYKRIHIRIYLDNTRAAWIVSGLCVGISVLLSVPIFVMNLQGQVGNLTRNNTGCPPDFFLCSNHDSPTINCIYKYVFILLCNLLPLIIVTLTSGLIATVLLSHRTIVTPIASVSGSTQIVRKHNRRWFHRSTLAILAAMALFQVDWTLYLLFQLTFNPKDVQFWAEIEFFISTSYTSISPYVYGIGNKWFSARNFRRK, encoded by the coding sequence ATGCTTGACTTCTCCTTTTACCTCCTGACCCTAAGAGTCGTCATCTCCTGCATTGGGCTGCTAGGTAATGTGGTCCTCATCCTTTCCATCATCCACACCAGGGTCTCCTCTCTCAAAACATTTGAGCTCTTTCTTATGGGACTGGCCACGGCCAACCTGGAGGAGATTCTCATTGTCAACATCTACAACGCCCTTCAGTTCTCCTCAGCAGTCTCAGACGTTTGGTACTGTCGCTCGCTGAAATTCTTAACCGTGTTTGGAGAAATCAGCAGCATTCTCTTTACCGTCCTCATTAGCGTCTATCGTTACCAGAAGATGAGAGATGCCTACAAAAGGATCCACATTCGCATCTACCTGGACAACACCCGAGCAGCTTGGATAGTGAGTGGGCTTTGCGTCGGGATTTCAGTCCTGCTGAGTGTCCCCATTTTTGTCATGAACCTGCAAGGACAGGTGGGGAACCTCACAAGGAACAACACAGGATGCCCACCAGACTTCTTCCTTTGCAGCAACCATGACAGTCCAACAATCAACTGCATTTACAAATATGTCTTTATCCTGCTGTGCAATCTGCTACCGCTGATCATCGTCACGCTCACCAGCGGCCTCATCGCCACCGTGCTGCTAAGCCACAGGACAATTGTGACGCCTATTGCCAGTGTGAGTGGCTCGACCCAGATCGTTAGAAAGCATAACAGAAGGTGGTTTCACCGTAGCACACTTGCTATCCTGGCGGCCATGGCACTCTTTcaggtggactggactctctatcTGCTCTTCCAGTTGACTTTCAATCCCAAGGATGTCCAGTTTTGGGCGGAAATTGAGTTCTTCATATCTACGTCCTATACGTCCATCAGTCCATATGTGTACGGAATTGGGAATAAATGGTTCTCCGCCAGGAACTTCAGAAGAAAGTAG